A region of the Melanotaenia boesemani isolate fMelBoe1 chromosome 6, fMelBoe1.pri, whole genome shotgun sequence genome:
TCTTTGCTgtgcattcatttaaatatgggTTGACAAGAATTTGCAATTTACTTGaatcaatttttatttgcaattaaCACACTTTCCCAACTTCACTGGACTTGAGTTTTGTAACTTTGCTCCGAAGTCTGACCGCAGAGATCTCAGCTCACGTAGTAAGTCTTCAATGCTACCTATGCTAGCTTCCGTGCTACCCAGTGGACTTGGTGGAGTTATTTTAGTACTTGTCTTGCGTCCACGGGTGAAAATGTCACACTGTTTTATAGCCAAAGGTTTTGACATAGCAATTTCTTGTCCTTTTATAAAAGTCGTTGACAGTTTAGAAGggttattttaacaaaatcaaTGCACGGTCTAGGAGCTTTTTTAACGAGCAGCCATCTTGGTCACGTGACCCCCGGAACCCTCctcattgtcatttttattatgtaagtTCGGGCTGGTCGATGTGACAATATATATCATCTGGACGATAGAAAATGTCTGTCGTTTCATATGAGGCTCTATCGTTTACGCCGCGGTTAGGTGCTTTACTGCAGTATGTTACGTCAAGATGTGTCTCACGGCGTGCCCATACACGCTGCAGTACATTAACAATGGAGGAAGACGGTAGCAGACGAGTTTCAGAGCAATGTAATGCACTACAAGATGACCACCCAACCCAAACCGAAGAGCTTGTACCTAAACAAGGGGCAACTTCTGTTGTATGAATGTGGTTTGGATATTAAAAGACCGACATGGAGCAGACGCCGTTGTTTGTAAAGGACGCCGGCTCCCGGTCCCAACAACAGACTCCAACACTActgacttattttatttaagcgAATGTGAGCTGTACTTTGTCTAATCTCAGGCCTATAGCATTGACATCACAcattatgaagtgctttgagagggTTGTTCTTGGCCACCTGAGAGGACAGGTAGCACATTTTCAAGATccactacagtttgcatacAGGAAGGGCGTGAGCTCTATTCGAATCATGTTTTTTGATTTTTctagtgcttttaatacaaccACATATTTTAGCTAATAAGTTATTGAATTTTAATTTGCATAATAAGACTGTTGCCTGGGTTTTAGACTATCTTTTAAACCATCCTCAGTTTGTAAGAtgcagaaattctctgatgatGCTGCCTTGTTGGGCCTGATTTCCCAGGATGATAACCTGGTCTACAGGGAAGAAATGGACTCTCTTGTTAGTTGGTGTGAGGCCAATTTCTTACAGCTAAATGTAGACAAAACGCAAGAGTTAATTATTGATTTCAGGAGAAAAAGGGGAACAGTCTCTCCAGTGGTCATCAAAGGCCAGGCTATTGAAATAGTTGAAAGTTATAAGTATCTGGGAGTTCATCTGGACCGTAAATTGAACTGGAGGAAGAACAGTGAAGCTGTCTTCAAACAGGCCCGGTCCAGACTGTTCTTTCTGAGAAAGCTTCATGCTTTTGATGTGAGCAGGAGGCTCCTGTCTGTCTTTTATCAGGGGATCGTGGCCAGTGTCTTGTTTTATGCTGGACTTTGTTGGGGTGGGAGCATCACTATGGAGGACAAAAGCCAAAtgaacaaactgattaaaaaggCCAGCTCAGTGGTGGGGCTGAGCCTGGACTCTGTGGACATTAGTGTGGACAAGAGGATGAGGACCAAACTAAGAACTGTTCTGTCTCTCACAGACCATCCTCTCCACAGCATTTTTAGTGAACTTAAGAGCTCCTTTAGTGGGCGAATGGTGATGCCTCGGTGCGCAACTGAACACTTAAAGTcttttgttcctgctgctgtgcGCTTTTATAATGAGCActttttatgaaataattttggttgacatttattgtatttgtatgtctttatggttgtgtttgtgttacacTGATGTTGTAATTGTGTGTAGCAGAGTTAATATTTATGtagtgtttatgtttttttatttgtgtgtaaagCGTCCTTGGCAATTTAGTTCCCCCCACGGGATTAATAAAGCTAtcacttttgggccggtgtcctggTGTATGTGGAAAAGAAGCAGCGTTGCAGCAGCGTCCTAGCAGCATCCTAGCAGCGTCGTAGCAGCGTCACAGCAGCGACCTAGCAGCGTCCCAGCAGCGTCCTAGCGTCACAGCAGCGACCTAGCAGCGTCGCATTAGCGTCCTAGCTTCACAGCAGCGACCTAGCAGTGTCGCAGCAGTGTCCTAGCAGCGTCCTAGCAGCGTCGCAGCAGCGTCCTAGCAGCGTCCTAGCAGCATCCTAGCAGCGTCGTAGCAGCGTCGCAGCAGCGTCCTAGCAGCGTCCTAGCAGCGTCGTAGCAGCATCACAGCAGCGACCTAGCGTCACAGCAGCGACCTAGCAGCGTCGCATTAGCGTCCTAGCTTCACAGCAGCGACCTAGCAGTGTCGCAGCAGCGTCCTAGCAGCGTCCTAGCAGCGTCGCAGCAGCGTCCTAGCAGTCTCCTAGCAGCGTCCTAGCAGCGTCGCAGCAGCGTCCTAGCAGTCTCCTAGCAGCGTCCTAGCAGCGTCGCAGCAGCGTCCTAGCAGCGTCGCAGCAGCGTCCTAGCAGCGTCGCATCAGCGTCGCATCAGCGTCCTAGCAGTGTCCTAGCAGCGTCGCATCAGCGTCGCATCAGCGTCCTAGCAGCGTCGCAGCAGCGTCCTAGCAGCGTCGCAGCAGCGTCCTAGCAGTGTCCTAGCAGCGTCCTAGCAGCGTCGCAGCAGCGTCCTAGCAGCGTCGCATCAGCGTCCTAGCAGTGTCCTAGCAGCGTCGCAGCAGCGTCCTAGCAGTGTCCTAGCAGCATCCTAGCAGCGTCGCAGCAGCGTCCTAGCAGCGTCGCATCAGCGTCCTAGCAGTGTCCTAGCAGCGTCGCAGCAGCGTCCTAGCAGTGTCCTAGCAGCGTCCTAGCAGCGTCGCAGCGGCGTCCTGGCAGTGGTTCTGGCAGCAATGAGGGAGacatttcagcttcacaaacagcaacaatgcaCAGTGGGTtttttcctactttttttttaaataaaactgacagttttgctggttttctCTGTcagagccccatgtttaatatttttttaatatattttttgaaaggcaattttgtttacagaacaaagactttattttctatcattctatgtttttggttgtttttcattcattgttaatgaggctgagagtctcattaacaatgaaactgttttatttaaaatttcttccagttccagttaaaatgttctttagtgactactgatgatGTATGTGATTGTTGAAGGGGTTGACTTTCAGCCCTACCCCGCCTAGCTCCATTTTTAAGGGGTAGGGGTAGGggtaacaaagagaaatgggattgggcctaaTACCTGGAAGCATCTTACACGCACATGCAGTGTCCAAAATGAACTTTTTGTCTCACCGGCCAAGTTGGCCGGTACATGAAAAAATCAActggccaaacattttttactagccaaattattaaattattttactctcacacacacatacctctatgcacgttattttctataataccatgttgtgttgtatccaaactgaaactgaaagtcacagcaacattaaacaaaggcaacaagaaaaatggttttatttaatgaagtgttaatgtctgaattcatGAACTAAAACCTGATCAGACTCTCTGCTCTTCgtctggcctcctgctcctAACAGTCCTCGTACCACAGAATTACAACCTTGGTGGGATCATTCTCCCTGattgttgctttttattttagtgtttaaaaaataaactgaacaaaaattTGATACAAATTTGAAATTATGATAattgaataatttaatttgaatttaatttataattataatgaactaaataactgatcaatacaataataagtaccattattattgtattgatcAGTTAATCGGTTGACAAGCTGTTCGTAGTCTCGCAGACTCACGTCACGTTATGCAGCTGTCGTCACCCTCCAGGTTGtaaacagctaagctaagctaacaggctaacatcacgtccaacagagtgctgctgtgctgacagCGCGCCACGCACAGGTGCGTTACCCCCTACAGTCGCCACGCGCAGGCGcagttaccgcctacagtcgccacgCACAGGTGCGTTACCCCCTACAGTCGCCACGCGCAGGCGTGTATCGCCTACAGTCGCCACGTGCAGGCGTGTATCGCCTACAGTCGCCACGCGCAGGCGcagttaccgcctacagtcgccacgTGCAGACGTGTACCGCCTACAGTCACCACGCGcagttaccgcctacagtcgccacgcgcagttaccgcctacagtcgccacgcgcaggcgtgttaccgcctacagtcgccacgcgcaggcgtgttaccgcctacagtcgccacgcgcaggcgtgttaccgcctacagtcgccacgcgcaggtgtgttaccgcctacagtcgccgtgcgcaggtgtgttaccgcctacagtcgccgtgcgcaggtgtgttaccgcctacagtcgccacgcgcaggtgtgttactgcCTACAGTCGCCACTCGCAGGTGTGTTACTGCCTACAGTCGCCACtcgcaggtgtgttacagccTACAGTCGCTGCGCGTGCGAAGCGAGCGGAACCGGGCAGTGAAGCAGACAGAAGGCGCCGCTTTATCCAAACCACTGAACTTTCTGGTTGGGGCTGTAAGCTGCTGATTTATCCTCCAGTTCACCGTGTTTTCTTTAGGAAAGCTGGCCGGCTGCGGCTAAAAACTCCACATATTTACCTGCTTCATTAGCCTGAGCTAAACGGTGAACAGAACTGAAAAAGTGCAGCACGTTCGTTCTCGTGTCACATGCAAGTGTTTGTGTCAGTGCGTGTTTGTGTAGGTGTGCGTTgttcatacatgcagacagcagaggaacatgaagaagaaatccaccaaaaggaagactgaaaaacacGACTAATTCggtacaaacatttactcgcATTTTCGGACCCTGCATACATGATGTTACGAGAGAAGTCTGGGTGGTGTTACTGTTACAGGGTAGGCTACtgctacaaaaataaatatttagtacATActaccttttgtttgtttagtatatcattttcacacagcatTTCCACATTACAATTTTATATGAACTATTCATTAATTGAAATTACAATAAATGTCTATGTCTTGATGTATATCGTTATCAGGATATGGTTCTGACGGTCCTGTCCACTGAGCtgtttgtgtttcctctgcagaacGACGTCGTCCCGGTCAGCGTCACTTCCTGAGGACAACAGAACTCAGGACTCAGGAGACTCAGAACTTTACTGCAGGTCAGCTTGTTAGTTACAGTAATCCGATTACGTCTGACTACTTCTGGATCCTCAGAGTTCTGGTGTGGTTGTGTTTGTTCTGTCAAGTTGACCCATATCGGCCTCATTCTGGTTCTGGTACTGTAAGAACTGGTCAGTAGAACCATTAGAACCTCCAGTAGAACTTCCTGCGATTGTGGTCCGATCAGTAACTTCATGAGTTTTCTCTGGCAGGACGACGACAGCTGGGTCTTCAGAGGGACACGACCAGAACCAGGCGCCGCAGATTTAACAGAGCCAATGTTCCAACCCGGAAGGAACTGGATGCCCAGCTGGACCGGTACATGTCCCTGTCCCGGAGCCGTTTGGACGCTGAGCTGGACCAGTACATGCTGATGGCTGGTCAGTCCAATGTGGATTAAGACAGGACCTGGTTCTGGACGGGTAGACGGGTTAGTGACACAAGCAGAGATGTGACTGGTGATTGGTTCCTGCGTTTAGGGGAAGTTTGGTTGATCTCAGCAGGTTTTTctttgatgttgttgttttaaggGCTTGTTTACTCATTTGAACTCATCTGGTTGTGTGTACTTCACTGACCTCACTATGTGTAGAAACTCTGACTACTGAGGCTGAACTTTTGTTCcattgtttgagaaaaataaataaagatgttcCCTGCTGAGTCGGTCCCTTCAGATGTTCTCAGACTCCGTCCGgttctgctgctgttgatgaacaaacacaacaaggaCCCGATCAGTCATTTTATTAGAAAACCTGCAGACAGAACTCTGAGATCACATGGTACTGTGATGATGTCACAGTGATGTCATCACATTGTTCAGTCTGTTGCTCTGATCCTGGTCTGGATGTATAAGCTGGTTCTGTTCAGACTGGACCGGTGCGGTCCACATCTCTCTGGATCAGAAGACAAGCAGGACGAGGTCATGAAGGTCAGAGACACTTCCGGAAGAAGAAGTTACACCTGGATCCTTGCTGGCAGTCACACAGGGGACCAAAACGAGGACCCTTTTTCACCGAGCACCATGCCCCCACTGAGCACTGAGGGACAGGTAGACAGGTGAGACACAGGTAAGACAAGTGTCCATAACAATACTTCGACTTTGCAGGGACTCTGAGGAAAAGACTCACAGGCGGGAGACGGCTCTGTCTTCGGTCCAACGTTGAAAACTTTCTGCTCTGAAGCTTCTCCAGAACGTTCTGTAGGGTCATCAGCTGGTGGACAAAGATGGGCAGGTGGACAGAGAGACAATAAATGAGTTTTCTTGTGGGACCTGACACATCAGTAATGTGGAACAGCAAAACAGCCGGGAACTTTCTGGAATGGTTCTTTCTGATGCTGCAGGCGTATCTGAGTCCTGATTTGCTGCTGACCTACCAGGTAAACCTGCCTAACCGGTGTTCCTCGATGTCTGAGGACCTGGATCTGAACCTGGatctgaacctggacctgaacctggacctgcgGTGAGTGAGGGCGAATAGGTAACTCACCAACTCTCTGCTGTCCTCCGTCTCATCTGTCTGGCGCCATCCTGACACGTTCACAGCCAACAGGAGGACACCCAGCAGGACGATGGACAGCAGTTCTGGCTTCGCCATGGCGATGTCCCAGACTTCTGGTCAGAGCTTCATGTGGACGCCATGGAGACTGCGAGCAGAGTGAGGATCACCTGGATGCAGATCAGATTAACCTGCTGCTCCTTATGTAACTAGAGACATCTCAGTCCTAATGGGATTGGACCGCTTTCCACTCCTGGACCTGAACCCTGAGACACAAATAAAGTGTCTTGACGACCACTGAGGACCACCTGATGAGCACCTGTTAATCTGAGTCAATTCAGTGATGTGATGATCAGGAGGGACTGTTTGGAGCTGTGGTCATGTGATCTTGTGTAaagttttttaggtttttcaaGACTGTGGGGGCGGAGCCTGTTCTCGGTCAGAGTGGGGTCAGCCCCACCATGTTTACAGTGGAGTCATTGGGTCACCTCTCATGTGTTACATAATCGGTTAATCTGTTTCGTCCCAACAAACCTAATCTCTTCCTTCTTTAGGGGATT
Encoded here:
- the LOC121641563 gene encoding cocaine- and amphetamine-regulated transcript protein-like, whose amino-acid sequence is MAKPELLSIVLLGVLLLAVNVSGWRQTDETEDSRELLMTLQNVLEKLQSRKFSTLDRRQSRLPPCSVGAWCSVKKGPRFGPLCDCQQGSRCNFFFRKCL